One genomic region from Podarcis raffonei isolate rPodRaf1 chromosome Z, rPodRaf1.pri, whole genome shotgun sequence encodes:
- the LOC128406150 gene encoding DNA excision repair protein ERCC-6-like → MAEPLGTDNPERDEQYRRFVSQAKQEAKNGNLEESLCLLRKAHQIYPCEKLTRKMKKVEEALASLALDQEDDVFVDVCQSGLMLFGEIHDKLFDHQREGVAFLYSLYRDGRKGGILADDMGLGKTIQIIAFLSGMFDEELIRTVLLIMPPSLLSNWLKEFAKWTPGLRVSVFHGPNKYECERNLKRIQKRSGILLTTYQLVLSSWQQLSSFDGKEFVWDYVILDEAHKIKTPSAKTTKSVHAIPSQNRILLTGTPVQNNLKELWALFDFACQGSLLGTMKTFGMEYEKPIIRARTKNATQEEKALGLKISENLMSIIKPYFLRRSKDELQNKAKPELKISLPEYQSKTVASEMPSLPRKNDFIVWVYLSPIQKEIYRDFLSLDHIQKLLMTTRSPLAELNVLKKLCDHPRLLSAQACSKLGLEAPNYNMVDGDENNEPSSMKRNLRDILDETLMAESGKLSFLMALLERLQEEGHRTLVFSHSRKMLDIIERILTHRCFKLMRIDGTVSQLEERKRRISVFQKSKEYSVFLLTTQVGGVGLTLTAATRVVIFDPSWNPATDAQAVDRVYRIGQKDNVVIYRLISCGTVEEKIYRRQVFKDSLIRQSMGDRKDPYRYFTMQELRELFTLGDTQSSVTQLQLQSLHASQRKTDKQLDKHIAYLHSLDIFGISDHDLMYTHEAVHGDEVEDEEVLMDIEHRVQKAQELVQLESQLKDQLMGNLRNTTEGAWLRDMELSTQPNKKPSKPSPNYALVPPVTDEPASSENISLVGGSDDDIVNVSSKMTELLIEEDEQVLQNITNMDISASMNEECKPASPQEVTPISSFTQDHSLSYKENCSPACQVASHDPPAEANGKFNDAQVAPLQQSFHYVPDDDLQTTQNHDQSHVSSSSQAHLSFQVNCSSELQTICHDPPVEANGMLTDIQGVPLQQSSEYVSNHVKQQGETDMSLNIPTSPHGEAGEVAEPGASEASQLQTSKMSDLSFAQKSGMSVIMVDEALSGSPQCDFRLVLEDSEDQLQDISGVEMSLKDTENTRFPLNGHCSSWAHSWLQENSDNRSLQASKSIMGSMVIGGSDDVLMNNSELSFQHKNMPVKIIVSDSEEDDDCFITDWDDSKHRQESPTNKLPDIMSTPKSKLSTTSLCFSPRIIVSGRRSTASRKSLASILLDQVEDIAETIESTSYMSCEDSFKLYLEAEKTLDYCD, encoded by the exons ATGGCTGAGCCGTTGGGCACTGATAATCCTGAGCGGGATGAACAGTACCGGAG ATTTGTCTCTCAAGCAAAGCAGGAAGCAAAAAATGGCAATCTGGAGGAATCTCTCTGCCTTCTCAGGAAGGCGCATCAAATCTATCCCTGTGAAAAGCtgacaagaaaaatgaaaaaagttGAGGAAGCATTAGCTTCACTAGCCCTGGATCAGGAAGATGATGTCTTTGTGGACGTCTGTCAGAGTGGACTAATGTTGTTTGGAGAAATACATGACAAGCTATTTGACCACCAGAGAGAAGGGGTTGCCTTCTTATACAGTTTATACCGCGATGGAAGGAAAGGCGGTATCCTTGCAGATGACATGGGCTTGGGGAAAACCATTCAGATCATTGCTTTCCTCTCGGGCATGTTTGATGAAGAACTCATTCGGACTGTGCTGTTAATTATGCCACCTAGCCTTTTGAGCAACTGGCTTAAAGAGTTTGCCAAGTGGACTCCTGGGCTGCGAGTGAGTGTCTTTCATGGACCCAACAAGTATGAATGTGAGAGAAATCTAAAGAGGATCCAGAAGAGGAGTGGTATCTTGCTCACGACTTATCAGCTGGTCCTCAGCAGTTGGCAGCAGTTATCGAGCTTTGATGGGAAGGAGTTCGTCTGGGACTACGTCATCCTTGATGAAGCTCATAAAATTAAAACACCATCTGCCAAAACGACAAAATCTGTGCATGCTATCCCTTCTCAAAACCGCATCCTGCTCACAGGCACTCCAGTCCAAAACAACCTAAAAGAACTCTGGGCTCTTTTTGACTTTGCTTGTCAGGGATCGCTTCTAGGCACGATGAAAACCTTCGGGATGGAATACGAAAAACCTATCATAAGAGCCAGGACAAAGAATGCAACCCAGGAAGAGAAAGCACTGGGACTTAAGATCTCTGAAAACCTGATGTCCATAATCAAGCCGTATTTCCTAAGACGGAGTAAAGATGAACTACAGAACAAAGCTAAGCCTGAACTTAAAATCAGTCTCCCAGAATATCAGAGCAAGACTGTTGCTTCTGAAATGCCTTCTCTGCCCAGAAAAAACGACTTCATTGTGTGGGTATACTTATCACCCATACAAAAAGAAATATATAGGGACTTTCTGTCTTTGGATCATATCCAAAAGTTGTTAATGACCACAAGGTCCCCACTTGCTGAACTGAATGTCTTGAAGAAACTCTGTGATCACCCCAGGCTGTTGTCAGCACAAGCATGTAGCAAACTTGGTCTGGAAGCTCCCAATTATAATATGGTGGATGGTGATGAAAACAATGAGCCTTCCAGCATGAAGAGAAACCTTAGGGACATTTTGGATGAGACTCTGATGGCAGAATCAGGAAAGCTGTCCTTCCTCATGGCCTTGCTGGAAAGATTGCAGGAGGAGGGGCACAGAACACTGGTGTTTTCTCATTCAAGAAAAATGCTGGATATTATAGAGCGCATCTTGACTCACAGGTGCTTTAAGCTAATGCGCATTGATGGAACAGTAAGCCAGTTGGAGGAGCGAAAAAGGAGAATTAGTGTCTTTCAGAAGAGCAAAGAGTACTCTGTGTTTCTGCTTACTACCCAAGTCGGTGGGGTTGGTCTAACCTTAACAGCAGCTACCAGGGTGGTGATTTTTGATCCTAGCTGGAATCCAGCTACAGATGCTCAAGCTGTAGACAGGGTTTACAGGATAGGGCAGAAGGACAATGTTGTAATCTACCGGCTAATTAGCTGTGGGACAGTGGAGGAGAAAATCTACAGAAGGCAAGTATTCAAAGACTCATTAATCCGACAAAGCATGGGAGATAGGAAAGACCCATACAGATATTTCACTATGCAAGAACTAAGGGAGTTGTTCACACTGGGAGACACTCAAAGCTCAGTAACACAGCTCCAGCTTCAGTCTTTGCATGCAAGCCAAAGAAAAACAGATAAGCAGCTGGACAAGCACATTGCGTATCTCCATTCACTGGATATATTTGGCATATCAGACCATGACTTAATGTACACACATGAAGCGGTTCATGGAGATGAAGTTGAGGATGAAGAAGTCCTCATGGACATTGAACACAGGGTACAGAAAGCCCAAGAGCTGGTACAGCTGGAATCCCAGCTAAAGGACCAACTGATGGGAAACCTCCGAAACACGACTGAAGGGGCATGGCTGAGAGATATGGAATTGTCCACCCAGCCAAATAAAAAGCCATCAAAGCCTTCTCCGAATTATGCTCTCGTCCCACCTGTAACTGATGAACCCGCAAGCAGTGAGAATATCAGTCTTGTAGGTGGCAGTGATGATGACATTGTCAATGTGAGTTCTAAGATGACAGAGCTACTTATTGAGGAGGATGAACAAGTGCTTCAGAACATAACTAATATGGATATCTCTGCATCCATGAACGAAGAATGCAAACCAGCCAGTCCACAAGAAGTAACTCCTATATCTTCTTTTACTCAAGATCATTCATTATCTTACAAGGAGAACTGCAGCCCTGCATGTCAGGTGGCTTCCCATGACCCACCTGCTGAGGCAAATGGCAAGTTTAACGATGCCCAAGTGGCCCCACTGCAGCAGTCATTTCACTATGTGCCTGATGATGATCTACAAACTACTCAAAACCATGATCAAAGTCATGTATCCTCTTCTTCTCAAGCTCACTTGTCTTTCCAGGTAAACTGCAGTTCTGAACTTCAAACAATCTGCCATGACCCTCCTGTCGAGGCAAATGGCATGCTTACTGATATCCAAGGGGTCCCATTGCAGCAGTCATCAGAGTATGTGTCTAACCATGTCAAGCAACAAGGCGAGACTGACATGTCTCTCAATATTCCTACAAGTCCACATGGAGAGGCAGGTGAAGTTGCTGAGCCAGGCGCCTCAGAAGCATCTCAACTGCAGACCAGTAAAATGTCAGACCTCAGTTTTGCGCAGAAATCTGGAATGAGTGTAATAATGGTTGATGAGGCTCTATCTGGTTCTCCCCAGTGTGATTTCAGACTTGTCTTAGAAGATTCCGAGGATCAGTTGCAAGATATCTCAGGAGTGGAAATGTCATTGAAGGATACAGAGAACACAAGATTTCCACTGAATGGCCACTGTAGCTCTTGGGCTCACTCTTGGCTTCAGGAAAATTCGGACAACAGAAGTCTCCAAGCCAGCAAAAGTATAATGGGATCTATGGTTATTGGGGGCTCTGATGATGTGTTGATGAACAACAGTGAGCTttcttttcagcataaaaatatGCCCGTTAAAATAATCGTTTCAGATAGTGAAGAGGATGATGATTGTTTTATAACTGATTGGGATGATAGCAAGCACAGACAAGAATCTCCCACAAACAAACTACCTGATATCATGTCAACGCCAAAGTCTAAATTGTCCACAACCAGCCTTTGTTTCTCTCCTAGGATAATAGTTAGTGGAAGAAGATCAACCGCTTCACGAAAATCCCTTGCTAGTATCCTATTGGATCAGGTGGAGGATATTGCAGAGACCATTGAATCCACCAGTTATATGTCTTGTGAAGATTCTTTTAAGCTTTACCTTGAAGCAGAAAAAACTCTGGACTATTGTGATTAG